The following nucleotide sequence is from Halomonas chromatireducens.
TACAATCGCGACAACGACGTTCTCGACTACCTGGTCGACAAGTCGGTGCTGGCCATTGAGGACGGCTTCTGTGCCATTCCTTCGGGTCCCGGGCTCGGTGTGGAGATCGACGAGGCCTTCGTCGAGGAGCGCGCCAGGGTCGGTCATCGCTGGCGCAATCCGGTGTGGACCCATGCAGACGGCTCCATCGCTGAATGGTAAGAGAGGCAACATGCCAACACACACTAGGAGGCCCAGTTGGATCGCAGTGGACTGGGGCTCCAGCAACCTGCGCGCCTGGGCTCTGGACAACCAGGGCGAGGTGCTGGTCCGTGGCAGCAGCGAGCGCGGAATGCTCTCGCTATCGCCTGGCGAATACGAGCATGCACTGCTGGAGGTGATCGGAGACTGGCTGTCAGGCACCGGCCTCGTTGACGTCGTGATCTGCGGTATGGCGGGTGCCCGCCAGGGCTGGCGAGAGGCCGCCTACCTGGCAGTGCCGACCCGACTGGAGGACCTGGTGCAGGGTGCCGTGTCTCCGCCGCTCAGCGACCCGCGCCTGAGAGTACGGCTGCTGCCGGGGCTCTGCCAAACCGCACCTGGCAACTTCGACGTCATGCGCGGCGAAGAGACCCAGCTGGCAGGGCTGGTTGCCCGCGAGCCCCTCTTCTCAGGCCTGGCCTGCCTGCCGGGCACCCACGCCAAGTGGGCACGGCTCGAGAATGGCGCAGTGACACACTTCACCACCTGCATGACCGGAGAGCTCTACAGACTGCTGGCTCGTGAATCCGTGTTGAGACAATCCATCGGCGAAGACGACCTGGCCGATCCCGCCTGCCGTGAGGCCTTCTGCACCGCCATCCACGAGATCCTGTCAGTTCCCGGCCGCTTCCCGACATGGCTTTTCGGCCTTCGAGCCGCCGACCTGCTGGACGCTGACTTGCCCACCGGACAGGCTCGCGGAGCACGGCTGGCCGCGCGCCTGTCGGGGCTGACCATCGGCCTGGAACTGGCCGGGCTGGACAAGCTGGATGGCCCCATTACCCTGATCGGTAACGCCGCGCTCAGCGCACGCTACGCCATGGCACTCGAGGCTCTCGGACACGAAAGCCGGCGCCTTGACGGCGAGACTGCAGTACTGGCCGGCCTCGAACTGGCATATCGGGCGCTTACAAACTCTGGAAAATCCCCATGACCTTGCCCCTGATCGGCATTCTGCGTGGCGTCACCCCCAATGAGTCGGTGCCGATGGGCGAGGCGGTAGCCGCCGCCGGCATCACCATCCTCGAGGTACCACTCAACTCCCCCGAGCCCCTGGAAAGCATCCGCCGCCTGGCCGAAGCACTGGGCGACCGTGCTCTTGTGGGCGCCGGCACCGTGCTGACGACAGCGCAGGTGCACGACGTTCATGCTGCCGGCGGGCAGCTGGTGGTCTCGCCCAACTGTCACCCGGCAGTGATAGAGGAAACCCGCCGCCTCGGCTTGCAGAGCTGGCCAGGGATCGTTACTCCCTCCGAGGCCTTCGACGCCCTGGAGGCCGGTGCCACCGGGCTCAAGCTATTCCCCGCCGTCCAGGTGGGCATCGCCGGGATGCAGGCACTGCGCGCCGTGCTGCCTGCGGGCTGCCAGCTCTATGCGGTGGGCGGCATCGGTATCGAGACCTTCTCCGCTTGGCGTGCCGCCGGCATCGACGGTGCAGGACTGGGTAGCGCCCTCTACAAGCCTGGCCAGTCCCCCGAGCAGGTAGAGCAGCAGGCTCGCGAGCTGGTAGCCGCCTGGCAGGTCGCTGGCGAGTGAAGTCAACCGAATGGTTATAGGATGGCAGGGGCGTGTAAGTGCTGGCACTGATCGACTTGACCGAAGAGCGAACAAAAAAAAGGCGCGCTCCGAAGATGCGCGCCCACATACCCACTCGTATGACTCAAACAGCAAGCTAAGCATAGCGCGACAACGGCCACACTTCAAACGTTTGTTTAATTTCTTTGTGCTTTAAAGGCCCCCGGCGAGCCCATGACGGGGTCCCGGACCGGGTGCTATGATCGCCAGTCTCATACCAATTACAGCCACTCGCACCAACTGCAGAACGAGGAAAGCGGCTTGTCACACTTACCGGTGATCGTCGGCATGGGCGGCGTCAACGCCGCCGGCCGTACGTCTGGCCATCAAGCATTTCGTCGCACCGTGATCGATGCCTTGACCGACGACGACCAGCAGCATCTCCTGCTGGGCCTGGCCGCCCTGATGGGGCTGGGTAGCCATCGCGATGGCAGCTGGCATGACGCCACAGGCCAGGCCATCAGCGCTTCCCAGCTGGCTGACCAGTGCCGCGAGCAGATCCTCGACCATACGCTCATCCGGCGCATCGAGGATCCCCGGTTCAATGACGACGGCTTGCCGGCCAATCGGCGTGCCAGCCTGGAACTGGGCAGCGAACTGGTCTTCCGCATTCGGCGCCGCCAGCTGCCTGAACGCCTCCCGGGTACCTGGCAGGTTCGCGAGCTGGATCGCCATACCCTCGAAGTCACGGTGCCTCCCGGCGACCTGGACGTGATGCTGCCTGAAACCCGCCCGGCCCTGGTACGCGCCGCCGGCCAGTTGCCCAGCGGCTTCGATCCCAGCCGTCACTATCGCAGCGTCCACCACCCTCGCGGCCTGTCGATGTCGATCTTCGCCGCCAGCGACTGCCTGGGCAGCAGCGGGCTGACCTGGGAGGCACTGCGCGATCGCCTCGATCCGGACGAGGTTGCCGTCTATGCCGGCAACTCCATCGGCCAGCTCGACGACGAAGGATGGGGCGGGCTGCTCAAGAGCTTTGTCTCTGGCAACCGCGCCACCTCCAAGCAGATGCCGCTGGGCTATGGCCAGATGCCCGCCGACTTCCTCAACGCCTATGTACTGGGCAGCGTCGGTGGCACCGGCGCCGTCCTCGGCGCCTGCGCCAGCTTCCTCTACAACCTGCGTTTGGGGTGCGAGGATATTCGCAGCGGCCAGCGCCGTGCGGTAATGGTCGGCACCTCCGATGCGCCGGTGACGCCGGAGATCATCGAGGGTTTTCGCGCCATGGGCGCCCTGGCCGATGACGACAGCCTCAAGGCGCTGGATGCTCTGGAGCTGCTGACCGATGCCGATTACCAGCGGGCCTGCCGCCCCTTCGCCCGCAACTGCGGATTCACCATCGCCGAGGCCAGCCAGTTCATCCTGCTGCTGGACGACTCCCTGGCGCTGGAAGTCGGTGCCGAGATACTCGGCAGCGTGCCGGGGGTCTTCGTCAACGCCGACGGCTGGAAGCGCTCGATCTCTGCCCCGGGCATCGGCAACTACATCACACTGGGCAAGGCCACCTCGCTGGTGCGCGACATGCTCGGCGAAAAAGCCCTGAAAGAACGCACCTTCCTGCATGCCCATGGCACCAGCACGCCCAAGAATCGCGTGACCGAGTCCCATGTCTTCGACCTCATCGCCCAGGCCCACGGCATCGAGAACTGGCCCGTGGTGGCGGTCAAGGCCTTCGTCGGCCACTCCCAGGGCAGCGCCGCAGGCGATCAGCTGACCAGCGCCCTGGGCAGTTTCGCCCATGGCCTGCTGCCGGGCATTCCCACCCTGAACGCGGTGGCCGACGACGTGCATGCGGACCGGCTGCACTTCTCCCGCACCCCCCAGGCCTTCGACGCCGATGCCGCCTTCATCAATGCCAAGGGCTTCGGCGGCAACAACGCCACCGGCGTGGTGCTGTCGCCGGCCGTGACCGAACGGCTGCTGACGCAGCGCCATGGTGAAGCCGCGCTGGCGGCCTGGCGTGAACGCCGCAAGGCAACCCGCGAGGCGAGCAAGGCCTACCTCGACAGGGCCGATCACGGACACTACCTGGCCCGCTATCGCTTCGGAGAAGGGGTGCTGGAGGGGCCGGAGCTCGACGTCAGTGCCGACAGCATCCAGATTCCCGGCTATGCGCGCCCTGTCTCGCTGGCGGTGGACAACCCCTTCGGCCGGCTGGAAGAGTGATGCTATGGCGAGGTGGACATTGTCGGCCCGGCCACGGGCGGTTACCCTGAGCCCCCTTGAGAGTGACAACTGAGCGGAGCGCCATGAAAATCGCGGTCTATCCCGGCACCTTCGATCCCATCACCCACGGCCATTTCGACCTGATCGAGCGCGCCGCGCGCCTCTTCGACAAGGTCGTGGTGGCGATTTCCGCCAGCCCTGGCAAAGGGCCGGCCCTGGACCTGGGCACGCGCATCGCCCTGGCCCAAGAGGTGGTGGCAGAGCTCGACAACGTCGAGGTCATCGGCTTTTCCGGCCTGCTCACCGACATGATGGTCGAACAGAAAGCACGCATCATCCTGCGTGGCCTGCGGGCGGTATCGGACTTCGAGTACGAGCTGCAGTTGGCCAACATGTACCGTGCCCAGGCGCCCGAGCTGGAAAGCGTCTTCCTGACCCCCGCGGTGGAGAATTCCTATATCTCCTCCACCATCGTGCGGGAAATTGCCAAGCTCGGTGGCGATATCACCCGGCTGGTGCATCCCAGGGTCGCCGAAGCGCTGCGCAGCCATTACAATACCTGACTGCAACACTCGGCTTTATCCCGAGTCGCTTCACCCGGGCGTGCCAGTACCACTGGCCGCGCCTTATCGCGAGGTAGCCCCATGGCCCTGATGATCACCGACGAGTGCATCAACTGCGACGTCTGCGAACCCGAATGCCCCAACGGCGCCATCTCGGCGGGGGAAGAGATCTACATCATCGACCCCAACCTATGCACCGAGTGCGTCGGTCACTACGACGAGCCCCAGTGCCAGCAGGTCTGCCCGGTGGACTGCATACCGCTGGACCCGGAGCGCGAGGAGAGCCGCGAGCAGTTGATGGAGAAGTACCACGTCATCACCGCGGCCTGAACGCACAACGACGCCAGGACTCACGACAAACGCCAGCGCCCCGCTATTACGCGGGGCGCTGGCGTTCGTTGGTGACGGTAAGGCTATCGCTCGTAGGGACGGGGATTGATGGACGTGCATCCCAGGCAGCGCCGGAACGTGGCCTCGGCCGGTGTCTTGACCAGCGTTTCCGCCGCCTGGTCAACGTTGCCCCCCATTGCCGAGAACGGCAGCGACACCACGAACAGTGCGGTGCCACCCAGGGTCGCCGCCAGCAGCAACGGCCGTGCAATCAGAGCATCGGCGATCATCGCGCCGCCGCTCGGTCGAGCTTCCAGATGCTGCTCCTGAGCCATCGCCGGCAGGCTCGCAAGCGCCAGCATCACCGCCACCACGAGTCCCATGGTTCCTTTCGCCATACGTGACATACCACCCCCTTATCATCTTGATCGAAAATGCCCGCCCTGAGCACAAGCGCTCTATAAAGGTCCCACACCCTGCGACCGGCATCCAGTGATTCACCGTAGCGCCTGGTTGCGTTATGCCCCATCGCCCGCCATGCTTCACGGTTTCGCCTCACACCGGAAGACCCCGTGGCATCCCAGGAACTGGCTACTCCCTCCGCCGCCCGCCGTCGCATCTGGATGCTGGCCTGGCCCATCATCCTGTCGAACATCACCGTGCCGCTGCTGGGGCTGGTGGACACCGCCGTGGTCGGTCACCTGCCGGATTCCCGCTACCTGGCCGGGGTGACCCTGGGCGCAACCCTGTTCAGCTTCCTCTACTGGGGCTTCGGTTTCCTGCGCATGGGCACCACGGGGCTGACCTCCCAGGCGGTGGGTCGCGAAAGCGACAGCGAAGTGCGCAACCTGCTGGGCCAGTCGCTGCTGATGGCCGCTGGCATCGGCACCCTGTTGATCCTCTTCTCACGGCCGCTGATATCTCTCGGGCTCTGGCTGCTGAACGGCAGCGAAGTGGCCACCGAACTGGCAGCCGAGTACGCGCAGATCCGCATTCTCTCGGCGCCGGCGGTGCTGGCCAACTATGCGATTCTCGGCTGGTTCCTGGGCCAGCAGAATTCACGGGTCACCCTGCTCATCCTGGTATTGACCAATAGCGTCAACATCGCCCTCGACCTGCTCTTCGTGGTGGGCCTCGGCATGACCAGCGATGGGGTGGCCTGGGCCACGGTCATCGCCGACTATACGGCGCTGACCTTCGGCCTGTGGCTGGTGACCCGACAGTTGAAACTGCTGGAGGGACGCTTCCTGCGCAGCCGCCTGCTGACGCTGGCCGCTTACGCCGAGCTCTTCCACGTCAATGCCAATCTCTTCGTGCGCACCCTGGGACTGCTCTTCGCCATGGCCTTCTTCACCTCGCGGGGCGCCGTACAGGGCGATACCGTGCTGGCCGCCAATGCCGTGCTGCTGCAGTTCATCATGCTCACCAGCTATGCCCTGGACGGCTTCGCCCACGCCGCCGAGGCCATCGTCGGCCGCTCGGTGGGCCGCAGGGGTTGGGACGAGTTCGCCACCGCCGTGCGAACCGCAGCCTGGTTCTCGCTGATCACCGCCACCGTTGCCTCGCTGGCCTTCGCCCTCGGTGGACATTACCTCATCGCCCTGCTGACCGGACTGCCGGAAGTGCGCGCCACGGCGGGTAGCTACCTGCCATGGATGGTGGCCATGCCCGTGATTGCGGTCTGGAGCTATCTGCTGGATGGCGTCTTCATCGGTGCCACGGCAATACGCGAGATGCGCAACAGCATCTTCCTCGGCCTGGCTGTTTACCTTCCGATCTGGTGGGCCACTCAGCCGCTGGGGAACCATGGCCTATGGTTGGCCTTCCTGACATTCAGCCTGGTGCGCTCGGCCGTTCTTGCCGGCTATTACCTGCATTACCGCCGCACCCGCTGGCATCCGGCGGCCCCTTCCCTTTGACAAAACCTGACATTCGTCCCACCGTTGACGAGTCGAACCATGCAACCTTCTGAGCTTGCGCTACTTTTCTCAGACGACCCGACAGCAATTCCACAACATTAGAAGAAGCGAAACTGCCATGCTCAAGTTCCTGTCCAAACCTGCCGTCAGGCTGGTCGATCGCTATCTGCCCGATCCTTTCATTTTCGTTCTCCTGTTGACCCTCGTGGCGGCCGCCGCAGCCATTGGCGTCGAACGCCAGACCCCGCTGGCGGTGATGCGCTTCTGGGGCGACGGTTTCTGGAATCTGCTGACCTTCTCGATGCAGATGCTGCTGATCCTGGTTACCGGCTTCATGCTGGCCAGCTCACCGCCGGTGAAGCGCATGTTGCAGCAGCTGGCTGGCAAGGCCAAGAACGCCGGCAGCGCGATCATCATGGTCACTCTGGTTTCCCTGCTGGCCAGCTGGATCAACTGGGGCTTCGGTCTGGTGGTGGGCGCCCTGTTCGCCAAGGAGCTGGCACGGTTGATCCGGGTCGATTACCGCCTGCTGGTGGCCAGCGCCTACTCCGGCTTCGTTGTGTGGCACGGCGGGCTCGCCGGCTCCATTCCACTGACCATCGCCACCGACGGGCACTTCACCGCCGATCAGATCGGCGTGATCGGCACCGGCGCCACCATTTTCTCCTTCTTCAACCTGGCGATCGTGGCCTGCCTGTTCATCAGCATTCCTTTGGTCAACCGCCTGATGCTGCCCGACGAGAAAGACAGCGTCTATGTGGACCCCAAGGTGCTGGGGGATGCCCCCGATGCCCGTGTTCGCATCACTCGCCCGGCCGATCGGCTGGAAAACAGCGTGACCCTGGCCTGGCTCGTGGGCATCCCCGGGGTGATCTTCCTGCTCGACCACTTCATCCTGCGTGGCGGCGGCCTGAACCTGAACATCGTCAACTTCATGTTCCTGTTCCTGGCCATCGTGCTGCACCGCACCCCCCGCAGCCTGCTCGAGAGCCTCAACGAGGCGATCAAGGGCGGTGCCGGCATCGTGATCCAGTTTCCCTTCTACGCAGGGATCATGGCGATCATGGTGCAGTCCGGGCTTGCCGAATCCATGTCCCAGGGTCTGATCTCGTTTGCCACCGAAACCTCGCTGCCGTTCTGGTCCTTCCTCAGCGCTGGCATCGTCAATCTCTTCGTGCCCTCCGGTGGCGGCCAGTGGGCGGTACAGGCACCGGTGATGCTGCCGGCCGCCGAGGCGCTGGGCGTGGACGTGGCACGCGTCTCCATGGCCGTGGCCTGGGGCGATGCCTGGACCAACCTGCTGCAGCCGTTCTGGGCGCTGCCGGTACTTGCCATCGCCGGGCTCAAGGCCAAGGACATCATGGGCTTCTGCCTGATCCAGCTGTTCATTACCGGCATCATCATTGCCGTTGGCCTGACCTGGTTCTGAACCCGGCCGCGCACCAGCGGCCCCCAGGCTGAGATAACGCCTTGCCAACGAGTCGTGACGAACGTGGCAAGGCGTTATGCTGTAGGAACGCCCCCACAGGAAATCGATATGGACCACCACGACCTGCCCGGTCAGCATGAATTGAGCATGACCGTGCTGATGACCCCCGACATGGCGAATTTCAGCGGCAAGGTCCATGGCGGGGCCATCCTCAAGAAGCTCGATGAAGTGGCCTACGCCTGCGCCAGCCGCTATTCAGGGCATTATGTCGTGACGCTCTCCGTTGACCAGGTGCTGTTCAAGCAGCCGATCCACGTTGGCGAGCTAGTGACATTTCTTGCCTGCGTCAATCACGTTGGCCGCTCCTCCATGGAGATCGGCGTAAAGGTGGTGGCCGAGAACATTCGCGACAAGGTGATACGGCATACCAACAGCTGCTACCTCACCATGGTGGCGGTGGATGCCAACGGCCACCCTGCCAGGGTTCCACCGTTGAAGCTGGCGACCTCGCTGCAAAAACTGCGCTTCGAGAAGGCCGCGCTGCGCAAGAAACTACGCAAGAAGGCCGAAGAGGAGGAGCATCGCGCACAGAAGGACCACTTTGCCAGCCAGGCGAACCGCACGCAGGACAGCTGAGGCGTATCGAACCCGTCACCGGACAAGGAGAGGCCATGTCCCGTACTCCACCCGACCGCGACAGAGCCTCTGCCTTCAGCGAGCGCATGCACCTGGTATGGGACCTGCTCATCATCGTGCTGGTCGTGGCCAACCTGACGCTGCTGCTGTTCGATGCCCTGTTCGCACTGACTCCGCTGAACGACGCCTTCGCGGCCATCGCCCCGGGGCTGCATGGTGCCTATGACCGGCATATCCATGACAACTTCATCGCCATCGACCTCGTCTTCGTGGCGATCTTCGTGCTCGATGTCCTGCTGGGGTGGGCAGCGGCCATTGTCGAGCGCCGTTATCACCGCTGGTTCTTCTACCCCTTCGTGCACTGGTACGACGTGCTGGGCTGCATTCCGGTGGGCGGCTTCCGGCTGCTGAGGATATTGCGTGTCATTTCGCTACTGCATCGCCTACAGCGGCTGGGATTGATCGATATCCGCCAGTGGCGACTGTACGGCGTCTACGCCAAGTACTACGACATCCTGCTCGAGGAGCTGTCGGACCGTATCGCCCTTCGCCAGCTGGTGAGTATCCAGGAGCAGGTGCGCAGCAGCGACTCCCTGTCACAGCGTATCGCCGACGAGGTGATCATGCCGCGCAAGCAGGAGTTGATCCACGAAATCTGCCGCCGCCTGGAGGATATG
It contains:
- a CDS encoding 2-dehydro-3-deoxygalactonokinase; translated protein: MPTHTRRPSWIAVDWGSSNLRAWALDNQGEVLVRGSSERGMLSLSPGEYEHALLEVIGDWLSGTGLVDVVICGMAGARQGWREAAYLAVPTRLEDLVQGAVSPPLSDPRLRVRLLPGLCQTAPGNFDVMRGEETQLAGLVAREPLFSGLACLPGTHAKWARLENGAVTHFTTCMTGELYRLLARESVLRQSIGEDDLADPACREAFCTAIHEILSVPGRFPTWLFGLRAADLLDADLPTGQARGARLAARLSGLTIGLELAGLDKLDGPITLIGNAALSARYAMALEALGHESRRLDGETAVLAGLELAYRALTNSGKSP
- a CDS encoding 2-dehydro-3-deoxy-6-phosphogalactonate aldolase: MTLPLIGILRGVTPNESVPMGEAVAAAGITILEVPLNSPEPLESIRRLAEALGDRALVGAGTVLTTAQVHDVHAAGGQLVVSPNCHPAVIEETRRLGLQSWPGIVTPSEAFDALEAGATGLKLFPAVQVGIAGMQALRAVLPAGCQLYAVGGIGIETFSAWRAAGIDGAGLGSALYKPGQSPEQVEQQARELVAAWQVAGE
- a CDS encoding beta-ketoacyl synthase encodes the protein MGGVNAAGRTSGHQAFRRTVIDALTDDDQQHLLLGLAALMGLGSHRDGSWHDATGQAISASQLADQCREQILDHTLIRRIEDPRFNDDGLPANRRASLELGSELVFRIRRRQLPERLPGTWQVRELDRHTLEVTVPPGDLDVMLPETRPALVRAAGQLPSGFDPSRHYRSVHHPRGLSMSIFAASDCLGSSGLTWEALRDRLDPDEVAVYAGNSIGQLDDEGWGGLLKSFVSGNRATSKQMPLGYGQMPADFLNAYVLGSVGGTGAVLGACASFLYNLRLGCEDIRSGQRRAVMVGTSDAPVTPEIIEGFRAMGALADDDSLKALDALELLTDADYQRACRPFARNCGFTIAEASQFILLLDDSLALEVGAEILGSVPGVFVNADGWKRSISAPGIGNYITLGKATSLVRDMLGEKALKERTFLHAHGTSTPKNRVTESHVFDLIAQAHGIENWPVVAVKAFVGHSQGSAAGDQLTSALGSFAHGLLPGIPTLNAVADDVHADRLHFSRTPQAFDADAAFINAKGFGGNNATGVVLSPAVTERLLTQRHGEAALAAWRERRKATREASKAYLDRADHGHYLARYRFGEGVLEGPELDVSADSIQIPGYARPVSLAVDNPFGRLEE
- the coaD gene encoding pantetheine-phosphate adenylyltransferase; translated protein: MKIAVYPGTFDPITHGHFDLIERAARLFDKVVVAISASPGKGPALDLGTRIALAQEVVAELDNVEVIGFSGLLTDMMVEQKARIILRGLRAVSDFEYELQLANMYRAQAPELESVFLTPAVENSYISSTIVREIAKLGGDITRLVHPRVAEALRSHYNT
- a CDS encoding YfhL family 4Fe-4S dicluster ferredoxin gives rise to the protein MALMITDECINCDVCEPECPNGAISAGEEIYIIDPNLCTECVGHYDEPQCQQVCPVDCIPLDPEREESREQLMEKYHVITAA
- a CDS encoding MATE family efflux transporter; its protein translation is MLAWPIILSNITVPLLGLVDTAVVGHLPDSRYLAGVTLGATLFSFLYWGFGFLRMGTTGLTSQAVGRESDSEVRNLLGQSLLMAAGIGTLLILFSRPLISLGLWLLNGSEVATELAAEYAQIRILSAPAVLANYAILGWFLGQQNSRVTLLILVLTNSVNIALDLLFVVGLGMTSDGVAWATVIADYTALTFGLWLVTRQLKLLEGRFLRSRLLTLAAYAELFHVNANLFVRTLGLLFAMAFFTSRGAVQGDTVLAANAVLLQFIMLTSYALDGFAHAAEAIVGRSVGRRGWDEFATAVRTAAWFSLITATVASLAFALGGHYLIALLTGLPEVRATAGSYLPWMVAMPVIAVWSYLLDGVFIGATAIREMRNSIFLGLAVYLPIWWATQPLGNHGLWLAFLTFSLVRSAVLAGYYLHYRRTRWHPAAPSL
- a CDS encoding short-chain fatty acid transporter, whose product is MLKFLSKPAVRLVDRYLPDPFIFVLLLTLVAAAAAIGVERQTPLAVMRFWGDGFWNLLTFSMQMLLILVTGFMLASSPPVKRMLQQLAGKAKNAGSAIIMVTLVSLLASWINWGFGLVVGALFAKELARLIRVDYRLLVASAYSGFVVWHGGLAGSIPLTIATDGHFTADQIGVIGTGATIFSFFNLAIVACLFISIPLVNRLMLPDEKDSVYVDPKVLGDAPDARVRITRPADRLENSVTLAWLVGIPGVIFLLDHFILRGGGLNLNIVNFMFLFLAIVLHRTPRSLLESLNEAIKGGAGIVIQFPFYAGIMAIMVQSGLAESMSQGLISFATETSLPFWSFLSAGIVNLFVPSGGGQWAVQAPVMLPAAEALGVDVARVSMAVAWGDAWTNLLQPFWALPVLAIAGLKAKDIMGFCLIQLFITGIIIAVGLTWF
- a CDS encoding acyl-CoA thioesterase, which codes for MDHHDLPGQHELSMTVLMTPDMANFSGKVHGGAILKKLDEVAYACASRYSGHYVVTLSVDQVLFKQPIHVGELVTFLACVNHVGRSSMEIGVKVVAENIRDKVIRHTNSCYLTMVAVDANGHPARVPPLKLATSLQKLRFEKAALRKKLRKKAEEEEHRAQKDHFASQANRTQDS